The following are encoded together in the Arcticibacterium luteifluviistationis genome:
- a CDS encoding TlpA family protein disulfide reductase: MNKRISKISLLFFLLLFCTRTFSQQKDQVNEITDSVKWKTSISEALTEAKRINKLLFVYCFSPTCPHCQAVSPFFETKEIANKYNHDFISYKLNLSEEEDVKFLTERNITLPSWPRLLFFDRDGNLVHESAGEPFTEDLINTANIALNPLVRAGSFEKRFEEGELSIDFLANYAMFAKVKEDTATQLKVSNVLFSIYPKDRLGSIESWKLTKDCVSDLDNGFAKYWLNHVEEAKQFEINAGSPGNEGNTFRGIIQNSLFGSKGKFYSFAKLGDVRKYIDNIGASEYADNLLWEFETKALIKENKLEHALAIGKKMINTFKGNGSAYVYITRVFTDNFPDNSYVKSAKTWLVSALPTITQDNVRAEYYYELARLNQKDGESEKAKLNAKTAVDLATKIGTKLEKFNTLYESIK, encoded by the coding sequence ATGAACAAACGAATATCAAAAATATCATTGCTGTTCTTTTTACTGTTATTCTGCACAAGAACATTCTCACAGCAAAAAGACCAGGTAAATGAAATAACGGATTCCGTCAAGTGGAAAACAAGTATATCCGAAGCTCTAACAGAAGCAAAAAGAATCAATAAATTATTATTTGTATACTGCTTCTCTCCGACTTGCCCTCACTGTCAGGCGGTTAGTCCATTTTTCGAAACAAAAGAAATTGCGAATAAATACAATCATGATTTCATTAGTTATAAGCTCAACTTATCGGAAGAAGAAGATGTCAAATTTCTTACAGAAAGAAACATTACACTGCCAAGCTGGCCCCGTTTGTTGTTTTTTGACAGAGATGGAAACCTTGTTCATGAATCTGCAGGGGAACCATTCACCGAAGACCTTATTAACACTGCCAATATTGCTTTGAACCCTCTCGTAAGAGCTGGTAGTTTTGAAAAAAGATTTGAAGAGGGCGAGCTGTCTATTGATTTCTTGGCAAATTATGCCATGTTTGCAAAAGTAAAAGAAGACACAGCTACCCAACTAAAAGTTTCAAATGTACTTTTCTCCATTTATCCGAAAGATAGATTAGGCTCTATAGAAAGCTGGAAACTAACAAAAGATTGCGTGAGCGATTTAGACAACGGCTTTGCCAAATATTGGCTAAATCATGTAGAAGAAGCGAAACAATTTGAAATCAATGCTGGCTCTCCTGGAAATGAAGGAAACACTTTTCGTGGCATTATTCAAAATTCACTTTTCGGCTCTAAGGGAAAGTTTTACAGCTTTGCTAAACTGGGTGATGTAAGGAAATATATTGACAATATAGGTGCCTCGGAGTATGCGGACAATCTACTCTGGGAGTTTGAAACAAAAGCCTTAATTAAAGAGAACAAATTAGAGCACGCTCTTGCGATAGGTAAAAAGATGATTAACACCTTTAAAGGAAATGGCTCAGCTTATGTTTATATCACAAGAGTTTTTACAGACAATTTCCCAGACAACTCTTATGTAAAATCTGCCAAAACCTGGTTAGTAAGTGCACTTCCTACCATTACTCAGGATAATGTAAGAGCAGAATACTATTATGAGTTAGCTAGACTAAATCAAAAAGATGGAGAAAGCGAAAAAGCTAAACTGAATGCTAAAACTGCCGTAGACTTAGCTACCAAAATTGGAACTAAACTAGAGAAGTTTAACACGCTTTATGAAAGCATAAAATAA
- a CDS encoding thioredoxin family protein — MKKHIQNLKGISILIVLLAIGCKSNSQQANTPTLPAKVINESEISWKSSFEEALAEAKSRGELLFVECYSPTCQYCLALEPFFKEPEVAKKYNSNFINFKLNVTEAEQVKYLNERNIWLPSFPMFLYFDGDGNLVHQASADPNIASINGNADAALDPKTRASSFAKRFEDGERSIKFLGDYASFTRVIKDTTAGIAAANALFEVFPKDELGSEGSWELTKKAVDNLDNGFAQYWFNHVDEAAAYEKAEGHADNQNNILGGILQKTLYGPRGKEYDTNELKKIRLYMARIKASQYADNTLWEFETKANIREGNLPQALAVGNKMINTFKGNGSAYVYITRVFTDNFPDNSYVKSAKTWLVSALPTITQDNVRAEYYYELARLNQKDGESEKAKLNAKTAVDLATKIGTKLEKFNTLYESIK, encoded by the coding sequence ATGAAAAAGCACATTCAAAACCTCAAAGGAATATCCATCCTAATAGTCTTATTGGCAATTGGTTGCAAATCAAACTCGCAACAAGCTAATACTCCGACCCTTCCTGCAAAAGTAATTAACGAAAGTGAAATATCTTGGAAATCCTCTTTTGAAGAAGCTTTAGCTGAGGCCAAAAGCAGAGGTGAGTTACTTTTTGTGGAGTGTTACTCTCCTACTTGCCAATATTGCCTAGCATTGGAGCCATTTTTCAAGGAGCCGGAAGTTGCAAAAAAATACAACAGCAATTTTATCAACTTCAAGTTAAACGTGACTGAAGCAGAACAGGTAAAATACTTAAACGAAAGAAACATCTGGCTTCCTAGTTTCCCGATGTTCTTATACTTTGATGGCGATGGCAACTTAGTACACCAAGCCAGTGCCGACCCAAACATTGCCTCTATTAACGGTAATGCCGACGCAGCTTTAGACCCAAAAACAAGAGCATCTAGTTTTGCCAAAAGATTTGAAGATGGAGAGCGTTCTATAAAGTTTTTAGGTGATTATGCTTCTTTTACCAGAGTAATAAAAGACACCACCGCCGGAATAGCTGCCGCCAATGCTCTTTTTGAAGTTTTCCCAAAAGATGAATTAGGTTCTGAAGGCAGTTGGGAATTGACAAAGAAAGCAGTTGATAACTTAGACAATGGTTTTGCCCAATATTGGTTTAATCATGTGGACGAAGCAGCAGCTTATGAAAAAGCTGAAGGTCATGCAGATAATCAAAACAATATTCTAGGTGGGATTTTACAAAAGACCCTTTATGGTCCAAGAGGGAAAGAATACGACACAAACGAGTTAAAGAAAATAAGGCTTTATATGGCTCGTATTAAAGCCAGTCAATATGCAGACAATACCCTTTGGGAGTTTGAAACTAAAGCTAATATTAGAGAAGGAAATTTACCTCAAGCCTTAGCTGTAGGAAATAAAATGATTAACACGTTTAAAGGAAATGGCTCAGCTTATGTTTATATCACAAGAGTTTTTACAGACAATTTCCCAGACAACTCTTATGTAAAATCTGCCAAAACCTGGTTAGTAAGTGCACTTCCTACCATTACTCAGGATAATGTAAGAGCAGAATACTATTATGAGTTAGCTAGACTAAATCAAAAAGATGGAGAAAGCGAAAAAGCTAAGCTGAATGCTAAAACTGCCGTAGACTTAGCTACCAAAATTGGAACTAAGCTAGAGAAGTTTAACACGCTTTATGAAAGCATAAAATAA
- the map gene encoding type I methionyl aminopeptidase, with amino-acid sequence MSISSDEELEGMKAVSKAVGETLKEMRAYAKVGMSTHELDEYGGELLKKYGAKSAPYESYEFPGWTCISVNEVVAHGTPSKEIILKEGDLVNVDVSAELNGFWSDNGGSFVLGEDIHKLQPLVDASKKILFDAISKIKGGVKISDVGLIMESGAKKAGFKVIRNLAGHGVGRSLHEEPEDILNYRDKSNKQRFRKNSVVAIETFISTDSKYAVESGGEWNLVGDKGGFVTQHEHTIVVTDGEPLILTACNEIWN; translated from the coding sequence ATGTCAATAAGTAGTGATGAAGAACTAGAAGGTATGAAGGCTGTCAGCAAGGCTGTGGGCGAAACCTTAAAAGAGATGAGAGCTTATGCTAAAGTGGGCATGAGTACGCATGAATTAGATGAGTACGGTGGAGAATTGCTAAAGAAATATGGAGCAAAATCAGCTCCTTATGAAAGTTATGAATTTCCAGGTTGGACCTGTATTAGTGTTAACGAGGTAGTGGCTCACGGCACGCCATCAAAAGAAATTATCCTGAAAGAAGGAGACTTGGTTAATGTTGATGTTTCGGCAGAGTTAAATGGCTTTTGGTCGGATAACGGTGGTTCTTTTGTTTTAGGGGAAGATATTCATAAGCTTCAGCCTTTAGTGGATGCCTCTAAAAAGATACTTTTTGATGCCATTAGTAAGATAAAAGGTGGCGTCAAGATTTCTGATGTAGGTTTGATTATGGAAAGTGGTGCTAAAAAAGCGGGCTTTAAGGTCATTCGTAATTTGGCGGGTCATGGTGTAGGAAGAAGTTTACATGAAGAGCCAGAAGATATTTTAAATTATAGAGATAAATCTAACAAACAGCGTTTTAGGAAAAACTCGGTGGTAGCGATAGAAACATTTATATCTACCGACTCTAAATACGCGGTGGAATCTGGTGGAGAATGGAATTTAGTGGGAGATAAGGGTGGTTTTGTGACACAGCACGAGCATACCATAGTGGTAACTGATGGAGAACCGTTGATTTTAACTGCTTGTAATGAAATTTGGAATTAA
- a CDS encoding Spx/MgsR family RNA polymerase-binding regulatory protein, with protein sequence MAYILYGIPNCNTVKKAQTWLTENGVDFKFHNFKKDGLSKEKVDSWLSQESYEVLINKKGTTYRKLSAGEKDALDNNAAAAELMLANASVIKRPVLELDEKVISVGFTPELYEGIF encoded by the coding sequence ATGGCATATATACTTTACGGAATACCAAACTGCAACACTGTAAAAAAGGCACAAACATGGTTGACAGAAAATGGTGTAGACTTTAAGTTTCATAATTTCAAGAAAGATGGCTTAAGTAAAGAGAAAGTTGACTCTTGGTTAAGTCAAGAATCTTATGAGGTACTTATTAATAAAAAAGGCACCACTTATAGAAAACTTTCGGCTGGTGAAAAAGATGCTTTAGATAATAATGCAGCTGCCGCAGAACTTATGTTGGCTAATGCTTCTGTGATAAAAAGACCAGTTTTGGAACTTGACGAAAAAGTGATTTCGGTGGGCTTTACTCCTGAACTTTACGAGGGTATTTTTTAG
- a CDS encoding arylsulfatase: MSLKSLAVLFVAFSLFSCSEEKEIEKNPNVIYILADDLGYGDVGCYGQELIKTPNIDKLAADGMLFTDHYAGSSVCAPSRASLMTGKHIGHSYVRGNYEKGPLGFGACLELRDQDFTLGELLKKADYQTSIIGKWGLGMDATTGEPIKQGFDYSYGYLNQGHAHNQFPEYLFENGNRIAIEENEEGKMGGFSNDLFTKRAIKYLDNETSEKPFFLYMAYTTPHAELVLPASETFDKYAETVDDKAFVNAAGKSSSDGNKWAYRSTETPLAAYAAQISHLDSCVGVLVNKIKELGLEDNTIIMFSSDNGPHREGGANPSYFKSSGEFRGVKRDLYEGGIRVPFIVKWPGKVEKGSISNHTSAFWDLMPTLADITNQDLAGSETDGLSFLPTLTNNTQKEHDYLYWEFHENPSSDQAVRKGKWKAVRHDYKGEMELYDLEKDRGEMNDVASENPEIVKEMTALLDNTRTPSEIWPLKSLK; this comes from the coding sequence ATGTCTTTAAAATCGCTCGCAGTTCTTTTTGTAGCCTTCTCGCTCTTTTCATGTTCTGAAGAAAAAGAGATAGAGAAAAACCCGAATGTAATTTACATTTTAGCAGATGACCTAGGTTACGGTGATGTGGGCTGCTACGGACAGGAATTAATTAAGACGCCAAACATAGATAAATTAGCTGCAGATGGAATGTTATTTACAGACCATTACGCTGGAAGTTCTGTTTGTGCTCCGTCTAGAGCTTCATTAATGACTGGTAAGCACATTGGTCATAGTTATGTTAGAGGAAATTATGAAAAAGGACCTTTGGGTTTTGGAGCTTGTCTAGAATTAAGAGACCAAGATTTTACGCTTGGTGAGTTACTTAAGAAAGCCGATTATCAAACATCCATTATAGGAAAATGGGGTTTAGGAATGGACGCTACTACTGGCGAGCCAATCAAGCAAGGTTTTGATTATAGCTACGGCTATTTGAACCAAGGTCACGCACATAATCAGTTTCCAGAGTATCTTTTTGAAAACGGAAATAGAATTGCCATTGAAGAGAATGAGGAAGGCAAAATGGGAGGCTTTTCAAATGACCTTTTCACTAAAAGAGCAATAAAGTACTTAGACAATGAAACTTCAGAAAAGCCATTTTTCTTATACATGGCTTATACTACTCCGCATGCTGAGCTAGTATTACCAGCTTCAGAAACTTTTGATAAATATGCAGAAACGGTAGATGATAAGGCTTTTGTAAATGCTGCAGGAAAAAGTAGTAGTGACGGAAATAAGTGGGCTTATAGGTCTACAGAAACACCTCTTGCGGCTTATGCCGCTCAAATAAGTCATTTAGACTCTTGCGTAGGTGTCTTAGTTAACAAAATCAAAGAATTGGGCTTAGAAGATAATACCATTATCATGTTTAGCTCGGACAATGGCCCTCATAGAGAAGGTGGGGCTAATCCGAGTTATTTTAAAAGTTCAGGAGAATTTAGAGGTGTAAAAAGAGACCTTTATGAAGGTGGAATCAGGGTTCCATTTATTGTTAAATGGCCAGGAAAGGTTGAAAAGGGTTCTATTTCAAATCATACATCGGCCTTTTGGGATTTAATGCCAACCTTAGCAGATATTACAAATCAGGATTTAGCCGGCTCGGAAACGGACGGCTTATCTTTTTTACCAACATTAACTAATAATACTCAAAAAGAGCACGATTATTTATATTGGGAATTTCATGAAAATCCTAGTTCTGATCAAGCAGTAAGAAAAGGAAAGTGGAAAGCTGTAAGGCACGACTATAAAGGTGAAATGGAGCTTTATGATTTAGAGAAAGATAGAGGTGAAATGAATGACGTAGCTTCCGAGAATCCTGAAATTGTTAAGGAAATGACAGCCTTATTAGATAATACTAGAACGCCAAGTGAAATTTGGCCACTAAAAAGTTTAAAGTAG
- a CDS encoding hybrid sensor histidine kinase/response regulator transcription factor, giving the protein MKTIGCFLFNFLALLINLNGQGIDLNNLRISEEGWLPNRSVNCIFQDSEGLLWVGTGSGLYEYDGYDVKHYATKPNQTNALFTNTVTSLSEDSFGNIVISMESGFSVFNKKTKVFQTLSREIEGFGNLKRGSNNELWVGTSTKNYLYQYKNDSKDGFSPDSLETFFHAAKDFESQTGRIVDLEQINTELLLLGTAKGLFLLDIKKQTLKATSYTFPVSVIRKSKLGEIWVGTQGKGLFEFAIEEDDFKLLNQYHFGNPKEAGYDFITSIAFGRNKEILVTSYHNFYLSSGLGGKKQFEDVKLDTHIFDDNNILTSYIDKLGVIWIGTLRGLVKIRPASIEVERIKLNVKNYIPINNQVNYLFKDNRNKIWVKTRDDGSFVFDPKTELFEKINFPNNVRRFYQAENGVYYFIGETNFYELKSISSMSEFKLLHSAKTTINVALEIEKGEWWLGCEKDGLERYSVNKKGVHDKLLQKVNELSNHTSTTFAMIKDRSQNVWIGSRGDGLTKVNLVTGVVKKYSGIDRKGTISRRILALKEDSKGQIWIGTREGGLYKYLPETDTFKQYTKSDGLPSDVVCAIGESLNMDLVVSTDNGVAKFIPNEPIPFQSYGIEENITFGDFSFGAVAEGEKGEVYFGNTNGIYKIKTLPTQGRQMAAFHWNSFEVLDTDGNKNDGKNLINDILGNKIIHLQANENSFEVIFSLLDFGIPEKNRYAYRLKGYDNDAWRYSLDANQKVQFLNIPSGQYTLEVKSSNSYGQWNDEPASFEIIIDVPFWRSKMAFFMYAVLFLSFLYLAYFLFKRWVKLQKQLQEEKAQVAFQDQQMVHFSDLSHEIKNRLTMILGPLENALTGKKVNQAVLNNLYEQALRLKRITDQIMNIRKSEGGEFLLKVGEGNIFSLMETICHDSEPLAVIRDIELKYSFEQEYPEAWFDEELIEIMMLNLLSNAMKYTPPDGVVTVSGETVVLEKSDLPDTAPMAGTYLKCTVSDTGIGIPEGDIEKLFDRFYRASNLAESGGGKGIGLELVTRLVQKHRGFIDIKSKENEFTDVTFYLPIEKQHFQVNEMKLSIDSVPIIEIQSRSKNELKTNYTNESGTVPVILIVDDEPEILDLLEENLSVNFEVIRAQNGEEAFKKLSLRNFDLIISDLAMPKMDGLSLLRQVKSQATWNHIPFIILTGRNSESQKLLCLQSGVDDFIDKPFSATLIKWRAKNLIENRSLLKAKFAKKINLEPEESEIESAEDQFIQKVIGHIESNLMNPSLGVEFLAEECSMSRATFYRKMESLLGEAPSVFIRTYRLKKAAQLLKSGNFYISEVAYQTGFNNPKYFTKCFQKEFGTTPSEYIKNIAEGTFK; this is encoded by the coding sequence TTGAAAACGATTGGATGTTTTCTTTTTAATTTCCTTGCCCTTTTAATTAATTTAAATGGGCAAGGAATTGATTTGAATAACCTTCGGATTTCAGAAGAAGGTTGGCTTCCAAATCGTTCGGTAAACTGCATTTTTCAAGATTCCGAGGGATTACTTTGGGTAGGTACGGGTTCTGGTCTCTATGAGTATGATGGCTATGATGTAAAACACTATGCCACCAAGCCAAACCAAACAAATGCTCTTTTTACCAATACGGTAACCAGTTTGTCAGAAGATAGCTTTGGAAACATTGTTATTTCCATGGAAAGTGGCTTCAGCGTTTTTAATAAGAAAACTAAAGTTTTTCAAACGCTCTCTAGAGAAATTGAGGGTTTTGGCAATTTAAAGAGAGGGAGTAATAATGAGCTTTGGGTAGGAACTAGTACCAAAAACTATCTTTATCAATATAAGAACGACTCTAAAGACGGTTTTTCGCCTGATAGTTTAGAGACGTTTTTTCATGCAGCGAAAGATTTTGAAAGTCAAACTGGGCGTATTGTTGATCTAGAACAGATAAATACTGAGCTACTATTATTAGGCACTGCTAAAGGGCTTTTTCTTTTAGATATAAAAAAGCAAACCTTAAAAGCTACATCCTATACATTTCCAGTAAGTGTTATTCGCAAATCTAAACTTGGCGAAATCTGGGTAGGAACTCAAGGCAAAGGCTTATTTGAGTTTGCGATTGAAGAGGATGATTTCAAATTACTAAACCAATACCATTTCGGAAATCCAAAAGAAGCAGGATACGATTTCATCACCTCCATTGCTTTTGGTAGAAATAAGGAAATACTGGTTACTTCTTATCATAACTTTTATTTAAGCTCTGGCTTAGGAGGGAAAAAGCAGTTTGAAGATGTAAAACTGGACACTCATATTTTTGATGACAATAATATCCTTACTTCTTATATAGATAAGCTTGGTGTAATTTGGATTGGCACTTTGAGAGGATTGGTGAAGATAAGACCAGCTTCTATTGAGGTGGAAAGGATAAAACTGAATGTTAAGAATTATATTCCTATAAACAATCAGGTTAATTACCTTTTCAAAGACAACAGGAATAAGATATGGGTTAAAACTAGAGATGATGGTTCTTTTGTTTTTGACCCGAAAACGGAACTATTCGAGAAAATAAATTTCCCCAATAATGTAAGAAGGTTCTATCAGGCGGAGAATGGCGTTTACTATTTTATAGGAGAAACAAATTTTTATGAGCTGAAGAGTATTAGCTCTATGTCGGAATTTAAGCTGCTGCATTCGGCTAAAACAACCATAAATGTGGCATTGGAGATTGAAAAGGGAGAGTGGTGGCTTGGCTGTGAAAAAGATGGTTTAGAAAGATATTCTGTTAATAAAAAAGGAGTTCATGACAAACTGCTCCAAAAGGTTAATGAACTAAGTAATCATACTTCTACCACTTTTGCGATGATTAAGGATCGGTCGCAAAATGTATGGATAGGCTCCAGGGGAGATGGTCTTACTAAGGTTAACTTAGTGACTGGTGTAGTAAAGAAATATTCTGGTATAGATAGAAAAGGGACAATATCAAGAAGAATCTTAGCTTTAAAAGAAGATTCAAAAGGGCAAATATGGATTGGCACAAGAGAAGGTGGGCTTTATAAATATTTGCCAGAGACAGATACCTTTAAACAATACACAAAATCTGATGGCTTGCCTTCTGATGTAGTTTGTGCTATTGGAGAGAGTTTGAACATGGACTTGGTAGTAAGTACGGATAATGGCGTTGCCAAATTTATTCCGAATGAACCAATCCCTTTTCAAAGCTATGGGATTGAAGAGAACATAACTTTTGGTGATTTTTCTTTTGGAGCAGTGGCAGAAGGAGAAAAGGGGGAAGTTTACTTTGGGAACACCAATGGTATTTATAAAATAAAAACGCTACCAACGCAAGGGCGGCAGATGGCTGCATTTCACTGGAATTCTTTTGAAGTACTAGATACAGATGGAAATAAGAATGATGGGAAAAACCTAATTAATGATATTCTAGGAAATAAAATCATACACCTACAAGCCAATGAGAATAGCTTTGAAGTCATATTCTCATTACTTGATTTTGGTATTCCTGAGAAAAATAGATATGCCTACAGGTTAAAAGGCTATGATAATGATGCGTGGAGGTACTCATTAGATGCCAATCAAAAAGTACAGTTTTTAAATATTCCTTCGGGACAATATACTTTGGAGGTGAAATCTTCTAATAGTTATGGTCAATGGAACGACGAACCAGCCAGTTTCGAGATTATAATAGACGTACCATTTTGGCGTTCAAAAATGGCTTTTTTTATGTATGCCGTGCTTTTTCTTTCGTTTCTGTATTTAGCCTATTTTTTGTTTAAAAGGTGGGTTAAACTTCAGAAACAGCTTCAAGAAGAGAAAGCTCAGGTAGCTTTTCAAGACCAACAAATGGTTCATTTCTCTGATTTATCTCACGAAATCAAGAATCGACTAACCATGATTTTGGGGCCTTTAGAGAATGCATTGACAGGAAAGAAAGTAAATCAGGCGGTTCTTAATAATCTGTATGAGCAAGCTCTCCGTTTAAAAAGAATTACGGACCAGATAATGAATATCAGAAAAAGTGAAGGTGGAGAGTTCCTTTTGAAAGTGGGGGAAGGAAACATTTTTTCTTTAATGGAGACCATTTGCCATGATTCCGAGCCTTTGGCAGTCATTCGAGATATTGAACTTAAATATTCTTTCGAGCAAGAGTATCCAGAAGCGTGGTTTGATGAAGAATTGATAGAAATCATGATGCTTAACTTATTAAGCAATGCCATGAAATACACCCCGCCAGATGGTGTTGTAACTGTTTCTGGTGAGACAGTTGTTCTTGAAAAATCTGATTTGCCAGATACAGCACCAATGGCTGGTACTTACCTGAAATGTACCGTAAGTGATACTGGAATTGGTATTCCGGAGGGTGATATTGAGAAGCTTTTTGATAGATTTTACAGAGCGAGTAATTTAGCCGAATCAGGTGGAGGGAAAGGTATTGGCCTTGAATTAGTGACCAGATTGGTTCAAAAGCATAGAGGTTTTATCGACATAAAAAGTAAGGAAAATGAGTTCACAGATGTCACCTTCTATTTGCCAATAGAAAAACAACACTTTCAGGTTAATGAAATGAAACTCTCTATTGATAGTGTTCCCATTATCGAGATTCAGTCAAGGTCTAAAAATGAGCTTAAGACAAACTACACGAATGAAAGTGGTACCGTTCCGGTCATTCTTATAGTAGATGACGAACCCGAAATTTTAGATTTATTAGAAGAAAACTTGAGTGTCAATTTTGAAGTTATAAGAGCTCAAAATGGAGAAGAGGCGTTTAAGAAACTTAGTTTAAGAAACTTCGATTTGATTATTAGTGATTTGGCTATGCCCAAAATGGATGGTCTTTCGCTGTTAAGGCAGGTGAAAAGTCAAGCTACATGGAATCACATTCCTTTTATTATTCTTACAGGTCGAAATTCGGAGTCACAGAAGTTACTTTGCCTTCAAAGCGGGGTTGATGACTTTATCGACAAGCCTTTTAGTGCAACTTTAATAAAATGGAGAGCTAAAAACTTGATTGAAAATCGCTCCCTTTTGAAAGCTAAGTTTGCAAAAAAGATTAATCTGGAGCCTGAAGAGTCTGAGATAGAATCGGCCGAGGACCAGTTTATTCAAAAGGTTATTGGGCATATTGAATCTAATTTAATGAATCCAAGTTTAGGCGTGGAGTTTCTTGCAGAGGAGTGTAGTATGAGTAGGGCTACTTTTTATAGAAAAATGGAAAGTTTGTTAGGAGAAGCACCATCTGTGTTTATTAGAACCTATCGTCTTAAGAAAGCAGCACAGTTATTAAAAAGTGGAAATTTCTATATTTCCGAAGTAGCTTATCAAACAGGGTTTAACAATCCGAAATATTTTACCAAATGCTTTCAAAAGGAATTTGGAACTACGCCTTCCGAATACATCAAGAATATAGCAGAAGGAACATTTAAGTAA